A region of Acidisarcina sp. DNA encodes the following proteins:
- a CDS encoding TldD/PmbA family protein, with protein sequence MGIEARAKSSVDLKQLAADVVAQAMKAGATDAEVVVAEGDEFSTAVRMGQVESLKESGSRGMGLRVFAGQRTASTSTSDFSPAGIAHLVSGAISLSRVTSEDPFAGMPEDGAYGMLSGDLGLFYEDVYSLPTEERIAYARRAEDAAMAADVRIQNSDGGSFDAAMGYKVLANSRGFLGENRSSYCSVSASPIAQDQEGGMQRDSWYSVARTLAKLESPESVGIEAARRTIRRLNGRRVPTQRVPVVFSPEMARSLIGNIFEAANGDSIYRGASFFTGKLGEKVAAESINVIDDGTIPGGFGTSPFDGEGLPTRRTVVVENGVLRNYLLNTYTARKLNMQSTGNASRGLAGNPGIGPGNLFLKPGNLTPEALLQDVKSGLYITELMGFGVNMVTGDYSRGATGLWIENGELTYAVEEITIAGNLKDMFQNISAIANDLVFRGSVASPTLRIEGMTIAGA encoded by the coding sequence GTGGGTATCGAAGCACGAGCCAAGTCGTCCGTTGATCTGAAGCAACTCGCCGCCGACGTCGTCGCGCAGGCCATGAAGGCCGGTGCGACAGATGCCGAGGTCGTAGTGGCTGAGGGTGATGAGTTCTCGACCGCCGTGCGCATGGGACAGGTCGAATCCCTGAAGGAGTCCGGCTCTCGCGGCATGGGGCTGCGCGTTTTCGCGGGACAGCGCACGGCGAGCACCAGCACCAGCGACTTTTCTCCCGCAGGCATCGCACATCTTGTCTCTGGAGCGATCTCGCTGTCGCGTGTGACCTCGGAAGACCCGTTTGCCGGCATGCCCGAAGATGGTGCTTACGGGATGCTCTCTGGCGATCTTGGCCTGTTCTACGAGGACGTTTACTCCCTCCCCACCGAGGAGCGCATCGCCTATGCCCGGCGCGCCGAAGACGCGGCCATGGCGGCAGATGTCCGCATCCAGAACAGCGACGGCGGCAGCTTCGATGCGGCGATGGGATACAAGGTTCTGGCGAACTCGCGCGGCTTTCTCGGCGAGAATCGCAGCTCCTACTGTTCGGTTTCCGCCTCTCCTATCGCGCAGGATCAAGAAGGCGGCATGCAGCGCGATTCCTGGTACTCGGTCGCGCGCACACTGGCTAAGCTGGAGTCGCCGGAATCGGTTGGAATCGAAGCGGCGCGGCGCACGATCCGCCGCCTCAATGGACGTCGCGTGCCTACGCAGCGGGTTCCCGTTGTGTTTTCCCCGGAGATGGCGCGGTCGCTGATCGGCAACATCTTCGAGGCCGCGAATGGCGACAGCATCTATCGCGGCGCTTCATTTTTTACCGGGAAGCTGGGGGAAAAGGTGGCCGCCGAGTCGATCAACGTCATCGACGATGGCACCATACCGGGAGGCTTCGGCACCTCTCCCTTTGACGGCGAGGGCCTGCCGACTCGGCGCACCGTAGTCGTCGAGAATGGCGTTCTACGCAACTACCTGCTGAACACCTACACCGCTCGCAAACTGAACATGCAGAGCACGGGGAACGCCTCGCGAGGCCTTGCGGGCAATCCCGGCATTGGCCCCGGAAACCTGTTTCTCAAGCCTGGCAACCTGACCCCCGAAGCGCTTCTCCAGGACGTAAAATCCGGCCTGTATATCACGGAGCTCATGGGTTTTGGGGTGAACATGGTGACCGGCGACTACTCCCGCGGCGCAACCGGATTGTGGATCGAAAACGGCGAGCTGACCTACGCGGTAGAAGAGATCACGATTGCCGGGAACCTCAAGGATATGTTCCAGAATATCTCTGCGATTGCGAACGACCTGGTCTTTCGCGGCTCCGTCGCCTCGCCCACCCTACGGATCGAGGGCATGACCATCGCCGGAGCGTAA